A genomic stretch from Deinococcus aquiradiocola includes:
- a CDS encoding AfsR/SARP family transcriptional regulator → MNAPRTAHPRTVAAHPAPDGAPGALHVVTLGRAEVSVDGHAVQWQAASARDLFHYLLSFPEGRTRAEIMEDLWSLDVTQESRNRFRVTTHRLRAALARPDALGEEYGRFRLSGDVLRAADVYRLHEAAHTAATATTPAARLHAYRAVLDLYRGDYLPDVHTDWARQARDEHRAVYVRAALEVSLLSCDLGNCHDAVDALQRALRADPFVGENHHQKAMTCLTVTEGRYAATEHYRTFLRFLRDDLGDTPMPETVRLAERVKNGERLCARHPTPTPPTCPHARDGMCHLHGSQELLQLN, encoded by the coding sequence ATGAACGCCCCCCGCACCGCCCACCCCCGGACCGTGGCCGCCCACCCCGCCCCGGACGGCGCGCCCGGCGCCCTGCACGTCGTCACGCTCGGCCGCGCCGAGGTGAGCGTGGACGGCCATGCCGTGCAGTGGCAGGCGGCCAGCGCCCGTGACCTCTTCCACTACCTGCTGTCGTTCCCGGAAGGCCGCACCCGGGCCGAGATCATGGAAGACCTCTGGAGCCTCGACGTGACGCAGGAGAGCCGCAACCGCTTCCGTGTCACCACGCACCGCCTGCGCGCCGCGCTCGCCCGCCCGGACGCGCTCGGCGAGGAGTACGGCCGTTTCCGCCTGTCCGGCGACGTGCTGCGCGCCGCCGACGTGTACCGCCTGCACGAGGCCGCGCACACCGCCGCGACCGCCACCACGCCCGCCGCCCGCCTGCACGCGTACCGCGCCGTGCTGGACCTGTACCGCGGCGACTACCTGCCGGACGTGCACACCGACTGGGCCCGGCAGGCGCGCGACGAACACCGCGCCGTGTACGTCCGCGCCGCACTCGAAGTGTCCCTGCTGTCCTGCGACCTCGGCAACTGCCACGACGCCGTGGACGCCCTGCAGCGCGCCCTGCGCGCCGACCCCTTCGTCGGCGAAAACCACCACCAGAAGGCCATGACGTGCCTCACCGTCACCGAAGGCCGCTACGCCGCCACCGAACACTACCGGACCTTCCTGCGCTTCCTGCGCGACGACCTCGGCGACACGCCCATGCCGGAAACGGTGCGCCTCGCGGAGCGCGTCAAGAACGGTGAGCGCCTCTGCGCCCGCCACCCCACCCCCACCCCGCCCACCTGCCCGCACGCACGGGACGGCATGTGCCACCTGCACGGCAGTCAGGAACTCCTGCAGCTCAACTGA
- a CDS encoding phosphoketolase family protein: protein MTTTETRTPTLTPQERDLMHAYWRAANYLSAGQIYLQDNPLLRSPLRPEHVKARLLGHWGTTPGLNFVYVHLNRLIRQSGASVLYIAGPGHGGPGLVANTYLEGTYSELYPDVSRDEAGLRRLFRQFSFPGGIPSHAAPETPGSIHEGGELGYSLAHAYGAAFDQPDLLVACVIGDGEAETGPLAGSWHSNKFLNAARDGAVLPILHLNGYKIANPTVMARLPRAELEALLRGYGHEPYFVEGDDLPGMHERMAATLDAVHAEILAIQRRARQDGVTERPRWPMIVLRTPKGWTGPREVDGKPVEGTWRAHQVPLSEVRRNPAHLAQLEEWMRGYRPEELFTEAGALCPELAALAPQGDLRMGANPVSNGGLNARSLDLPDFRAYRAEVPVPGGVDSEATRVLGTYLRDVMSGNMDRFRLFGPDETASNRLDAVFEATAKTWEDETLPVDEHLARDGRVMEVLSEHLCEGWLEGYTLTGRHGLFSCYEAFIHIVDSMFNQHAKWLRTSRDLPWRRDVPSLNILLTSHVWRQDHNGFSHQDPGFIDHVMNKSADVVRVYLPPDANTLLSVADHCLRSRQYVNVIVAGKQPSPQWLSMPEAEAHCAAGLGIWDWASSDRDGPPEVVMACAGDVPTLETLAAVDLLRGAFPDLRVRVVNVVDLMTLQPHTEHPHGLRDADYDSLFTTDAPVIFAYHGYPWLIHRLTYRRRGHANLHVRGYKERGTTTTPLDMTVLNELDRYHLALDVIERVPRLAVQGARTKQALQAQLRRHRQYIEETGEDLPEVREWRWTTRGE from the coding sequence GTGACGACCACCGAGACGCGCACGCCCACCCTGACCCCGCAGGAACGCGACCTGATGCACGCGTACTGGCGGGCCGCGAACTACCTGTCGGCCGGGCAGATCTACCTGCAGGACAATCCGCTGCTGCGCTCGCCGCTGCGGCCCGAGCACGTCAAGGCGCGCCTGCTGGGGCACTGGGGGACGACGCCCGGCCTGAACTTCGTGTACGTGCACCTGAACCGTCTGATCCGGCAGTCCGGCGCGTCCGTGCTGTACATCGCCGGGCCGGGGCACGGCGGGCCGGGCCTCGTCGCGAACACGTACCTGGAAGGCACGTACAGCGAGCTGTACCCGGACGTGTCACGGGACGAGGCGGGCCTGCGGCGGCTGTTCCGGCAGTTCTCGTTCCCGGGCGGCATCCCGAGCCACGCGGCGCCGGAAACGCCCGGCAGCATCCACGAGGGCGGCGAGCTGGGGTACAGTCTGGCGCACGCGTACGGCGCGGCCTTCGATCAGCCGGACCTGCTCGTCGCGTGCGTGATCGGGGACGGGGAGGCCGAGACGGGACCGCTGGCGGGCAGCTGGCACAGCAACAAGTTCCTGAACGCCGCGCGGGACGGCGCGGTCCTGCCGATCCTGCACCTGAACGGGTACAAGATCGCGAACCCGACCGTGATGGCGCGCCTGCCGAGGGCGGAACTGGAGGCGCTGCTGCGCGGGTACGGGCACGAGCCGTACTTCGTGGAGGGCGACGACCTGCCCGGCATGCACGAGCGGATGGCGGCCACGCTGGACGCCGTGCACGCCGAGATCCTCGCCATTCAGCGGCGTGCGCGGCAGGACGGCGTGACGGAACGCCCCCGCTGGCCGATGATCGTGCTCCGCACCCCGAAAGGCTGGACCGGCCCGAGAGAGGTGGACGGCAAACCGGTCGAGGGCACGTGGCGGGCGCATCAGGTGCCGCTGAGCGAGGTGCGGCGCAACCCCGCCCACCTCGCCCAGCTGGAGGAATGGATGCGCGGGTACCGTCCGGAGGAGCTGTTCACGGAGGCGGGCGCGCTGTGTCCGGAGCTGGCGGCACTCGCCCCGCAGGGGGACCTGCGCATGGGCGCGAATCCCGTGTCGAACGGCGGGCTGAACGCCCGCTCGCTGGACCTGCCGGACTTCCGCGCGTACCGGGCGGAGGTGCCGGTGCCGGGCGGCGTGGACAGCGAGGCGACCCGCGTGCTGGGCACGTACCTGCGGGACGTGATGAGCGGCAACATGGACCGCTTCCGGCTGTTCGGGCCGGACGAGACGGCCTCGAACCGGCTGGACGCGGTGTTCGAGGCGACCGCGAAGACCTGGGAGGACGAGACGCTGCCGGTGGACGAGCACCTCGCGCGGGACGGCCGCGTGATGGAGGTGCTGAGCGAGCACCTGTGCGAGGGCTGGCTGGAGGGGTACACGCTGACGGGACGGCACGGGCTGTTCTCGTGTTACGAGGCGTTCATCCACATCGTGGACTCGATGTTCAACCAGCATGCCAAGTGGCTCCGCACGAGCCGCGACCTGCCGTGGCGGCGCGACGTGCCGTCCCTGAACATCCTGCTCACGTCGCACGTGTGGCGGCAGGACCACAACGGGTTCTCGCATCAGGACCCGGGCTTCATCGATCACGTCATGAACAAGTCGGCGGACGTGGTGCGCGTGTACCTGCCGCCCGACGCGAACACGCTGCTGTCCGTCGCGGACCACTGCCTGCGCAGCCGCCAGTACGTGAACGTGATCGTGGCGGGCAAACAGCCGTCCCCGCAGTGGCTGTCCATGCCGGAAGCGGAGGCGCACTGCGCGGCGGGCCTCGGCATCTGGGACTGGGCGAGCAGCGACCGGGACGGGCCGCCGGAGGTGGTGATGGCGTGCGCGGGCGACGTGCCGACCCTGGAGACGCTGGCGGCGGTGGACCTGCTGCGCGGCGCGTTCCCGGACCTGCGCGTGCGCGTGGTGAACGTGGTGGACCTGATGACGCTGCAGCCGCACACGGAGCACCCGCACGGCCTGCGGGACGCGGATTACGACAGTCTCTTCACGACGGACGCGCCCGTGATCTTCGCGTACCACGGGTACCCGTGGCTCATTCACCGGCTCACGTACCGGCGGCGCGGGCACGCGAACCTGCACGTGCGCGGGTACAAGGAGCGCGGCACGACGACCACGCCGCTCGACATGACGGTCCTGAACGAACTGGACCGCTACCACCTGGCGCTGGACGTGATCGAGCGCGTGCCGCGCCTCGCGGTGCAGGGGGCACGCACGAAGCAGGCGCTGCAGGCGCAGCTGCGGCGGCACCGGCAGTACATCGAGGAGACGGGCGAGGACCTGCCGGAGGTGCGCGAGTGGCGCTGGACGACGCGCGGTGAGTGA
- a CDS encoding DegV family protein, which yields MPTAVLTDSTSDLTPDEQRHFGLFVLPLRVRFQDRQFMDHQNIDAQQMFAAVRSGADLPSTRPPTLDTFTRGYELLLQRHDHVLSVHLSAQLSETVQVARRAAKLFPGRVTVVDSRQSSGALAMQAERAARLVADGVPPSVVAEVLEVAAHSAVTRMSLDTLEYLRRNGRIGAAAALLGGLLNTKPIVGLDAGRVVGVARERGREAAIARMTRDLKEQVRLQSSGGARAVIFDNGDEEGAERLEAALREAGGTLFLRSSLGSVLSAHGGPGVCGFSIEPVQVSLRFRNF from the coding sequence ATGCCGACCGCCGTCCTCACCGACAGTACCAGCGACCTGACGCCCGACGAGCAGCGACACTTCGGGCTGTTCGTCCTGCCGCTGCGCGTCAGGTTTCAGGACCGGCAGTTCATGGATCACCAGAACATCGACGCGCAGCAGATGTTCGCGGCCGTGCGCAGCGGCGCGGACCTCCCCAGCACGAGGCCGCCCACGCTCGACACGTTCACGCGCGGGTACGAGCTGCTGCTGCAGCGCCACGACCACGTGCTGAGCGTGCACCTCAGCGCGCAGCTGAGCGAGACCGTGCAGGTCGCGCGCCGCGCCGCGAAACTCTTCCCGGGCCGCGTGACGGTCGTGGACAGCCGCCAGTCGAGCGGCGCGCTCGCCATGCAGGCCGAACGCGCCGCGCGCCTCGTGGCGGACGGCGTGCCGCCCAGCGTGGTGGCGGAGGTGCTGGAGGTCGCCGCGCACTCGGCCGTGACCCGCATGAGCCTCGACACGCTGGAGTACCTGCGCCGCAACGGCCGCATCGGCGCGGCCGCCGCGCTGCTCGGCGGCCTGCTGAACACCAAACCCATCGTGGGGCTCGATGCGGGCCGGGTGGTCGGCGTCGCGCGGGAACGCGGCCGGGAGGCGGCCATCGCCCGCATGACGCGCGACCTGAAGGAACAGGTGCGGCTCCAGTCGAGCGGCGGGGCGCGGGCCGTGATCTTCGACAACGGCGACGAGGAAGGTGCCGAGCGGCTGGAGGCGGCCCTGCGGGAGGCGGGCGGCACGCTGTTCCTGCGCAGTTCGCTGGGGAGCGTGCTGTCCGCGCACGGCGGGCCGGGTGTGTGCGGCTTCAGCATCGAGCCGGTGCAGGTGTCCCTGCGCTTCCGGAACTTCTGA
- a CDS encoding NADH-dependent flavin oxidoreductase — MNTEALFTPITLRSGHTLKNRVVMAPMTNYSSEEDGRVTASELAYYARRSGGVGMVVTACANVTDNGQGFTHQVSAHRDDLVPSLRELAARIQAQGAKAVLQIFHAGRLAPAELVDGDVVSASAVVSERPGSAEPRELTDAEVAGIVTAFADATRRAIEAGFDGVELHGANGYLIQQFFSPHSNRRTDRWGGDVQGRMAFPLAVVDAVQQAVKAHATRPFIVGYRFSPEEPETPGIRMSDTLELLDALDARQMDYLHVSLADYRGAPRSGEGEGTRLEIIARHLHGRTPLIGVGAVWQAEDALAVLEAGAAMVALGRSIIVEPDWVQKVESGREGTLRTALSADEQDLLVVPDPLWKAILGYAGWFPVVERA; from the coding sequence ATGAACACCGAAGCACTCTTCACGCCCATCACGCTGCGGAGCGGTCACACCCTCAAGAACCGCGTCGTGATGGCCCCCATGACCAACTACTCCTCCGAGGAGGACGGCCGCGTCACGGCGTCCGAACTCGCGTACTACGCGCGCCGCAGCGGCGGCGTCGGCATGGTCGTCACCGCCTGCGCCAACGTGACGGACAACGGCCAGGGCTTCACGCATCAGGTCAGCGCGCACCGCGACGACCTCGTCCCGAGCCTGCGTGAACTCGCGGCGCGCATTCAGGCACAGGGCGCGAAGGCCGTCCTGCAGATCTTCCACGCGGGCCGCCTCGCGCCCGCCGAACTCGTAGACGGCGACGTGGTCAGCGCGAGCGCCGTCGTGTCCGAACGGCCCGGCTCGGCCGAACCGCGCGAACTGACGGACGCCGAAGTGGCCGGCATCGTGACGGCCTTCGCGGACGCGACCCGCCGCGCCATCGAGGCGGGCTTCGACGGCGTCGAACTGCACGGCGCGAACGGCTACCTGATCCAGCAGTTCTTCTCGCCGCATAGCAACCGCCGCACGGACCGCTGGGGCGGCGACGTGCAGGGCCGCATGGCGTTCCCGCTCGCCGTGGTGGACGCCGTGCAGCAGGCCGTGAAGGCGCACGCGACGCGGCCCTTCATCGTCGGGTACCGCTTCTCGCCCGAAGAACCCGAAACGCCCGGCATCCGCATGAGCGACACGCTCGAACTGCTGGACGCGCTCGACGCCCGCCAGATGGACTACCTGCACGTGTCGCTCGCCGATTACCGCGGCGCGCCCCGCAGCGGCGAGGGCGAAGGCACGCGCCTGGAGATCATCGCGCGTCACCTGCACGGCCGTACGCCCCTCATCGGCGTGGGGGCCGTATGGCAGGCGGAGGACGCGCTGGCGGTCCTGGAGGCGGGCGCGGCGATGGTGGCGCTGGGCCGCTCCATCATCGTGGAGCCCGACTGGGTGCAGAAGGTCGAGTCCGGTCGCGAGGGCACGCTCCGCACGGCGCTCAGCGCGGACGAGCAGGACCTGCTGGTGGTGCCGGACCCGCTCTGGAAGGCCATCCTGGGCTACGCGGGCTGGTTCCCGGTCGTCGAACGCGCCTGA
- a CDS encoding universal stress protein → MFERILVTTDGSPLATLALPVAADLARRYGSAVTLLYVVPPAYAPVALAEGMAYAYDDALEQERISAETERVVGNALRVLDLPDVTVVRAHDTGLSVQDCIAEHVARLDARLVVMSTHGRGGLAHLFLGSVAEGVLRHVHVPVLLVRDALPETGGPHRSGGHALTVT, encoded by the coding sequence ATGTTCGAGCGCATTCTGGTCACGACCGACGGCAGTCCTCTCGCCACGCTCGCCCTGCCCGTCGCGGCGGATCTCGCCCGGAGGTACGGGAGTGCCGTGACGCTGCTGTACGTGGTTCCGCCCGCGTACGCGCCCGTGGCACTCGCGGAAGGCATGGCGTACGCGTACGACGACGCGCTGGAGCAGGAACGCATCTCGGCCGAGACGGAGCGCGTGGTGGGGAACGCGCTGCGGGTGCTGGACCTGCCGGACGTGACGGTCGTCCGCGCGCACGACACGGGCCTGAGCGTGCAGGACTGCATCGCGGAGCACGTGGCGCGGCTGGACGCTCGCCTGGTGGTGATGAGCACGCACGGGCGCGGCGGGCTGGCGCACCTGTTCCTGGGGAGCGTGGCGGAAGGCGTGCTGCGGCACGTGCACGTCCCGGTCCTGCTGGTGCGGGACGCGCTGCCGGAGACGGGCGGCCCGCACCGGAGCGGAGGCCACGCCCTCACCGTGACCTGA
- a CDS encoding dicarboxylate/amino acid:cation symporter, producing MKIFRNLYVQVLTAIVIGVLVGHFFPKVGEALKPLGDGFIALIKVVIGPIIFCTVVSGVAHMRDTRRIGRVGGKALLYFEVVTTAALLIGLTVVNLVGPGRGMNINPATLDTSSITKYTDAASEQSVADFVLHVIPKTFVSAFTDGDLLQVLLIALLSGFALIRLGAVGDRVLHGIEAVNALVFTILGFIMRLAPIGAFGAMAFTIGKYGVGSLQQLAYLMGSFYLTCALFVFVVLNLICRAAGFSLLKFLRYIREELLLVLGTSSSESALPRLMTKLENAGAAKPVVGLVVPTGYSFNLDGTSIYLTMAAVFIAQATNTPLSLGQQFALIGILLLTSKGAAGVTGSGFVVLAATLSALGTVPVAGLALILGIDRFMSEGRAITNIIGNGVATLVVARSERALDMNRLARVLDGETLPPVNDPLSPSLAAPDAQPVRA from the coding sequence ATGAAGATCTTCCGCAATCTGTACGTCCAGGTCCTGACGGCCATCGTGATCGGGGTGCTCGTCGGGCATTTCTTCCCGAAGGTCGGCGAGGCCCTCAAACCCCTCGGTGACGGCTTCATCGCCCTCATCAAGGTCGTGATCGGCCCGATCATCTTCTGCACGGTCGTGTCCGGCGTGGCCCACATGCGCGACACGCGCCGCATCGGCCGGGTGGGCGGCAAGGCCCTCCTGTACTTCGAGGTCGTCACGACCGCCGCCCTCCTGATCGGCCTGACCGTCGTGAACCTCGTCGGCCCGGGGCGCGGCATGAACATCAACCCCGCCACGCTCGACACCAGCAGCATCACCAAGTACACGGACGCCGCCAGCGAGCAGAGCGTCGCGGACTTCGTGCTGCACGTCATCCCCAAGACCTTCGTGAGCGCCTTCACGGACGGCGACCTGCTGCAGGTGCTGCTCATCGCGCTGCTCAGCGGCTTCGCCCTCATCCGCCTCGGCGCGGTCGGGGACCGCGTCCTGCACGGTATCGAGGCCGTCAACGCGCTCGTCTTCACCATCCTGGGATTCATCATGCGGCTCGCCCCGATCGGCGCGTTCGGCGCGATGGCCTTCACCATCGGCAAGTACGGCGTGGGCAGCCTCCAGCAGCTCGCGTACCTGATGGGCAGCTTCTACCTCACCTGCGCGCTCTTCGTGTTCGTGGTCCTGAACCTCATCTGCCGCGCCGCCGGGTTCAGCCTCCTGAAATTCCTGCGGTACATCCGCGAGGAACTGCTCCTCGTGCTCGGCACGTCCAGCAGCGAGTCGGCCCTGCCGCGCCTCATGACCAAACTCGAGAACGCGGGCGCCGCGAAACCCGTCGTGGGCCTCGTGGTCCCCACCGGGTACTCCTTCAACCTCGACGGCACCAGCATCTACCTCACCATGGCCGCCGTGTTCATCGCGCAGGCCACCAACACGCCCCTGTCCCTCGGGCAGCAGTTCGCGCTGATCGGCATCCTGCTCCTCACCAGCAAGGGCGCGGCCGGCGTGACCGGGTCGGGCTTCGTGGTGCTCGCCGCGACGCTCTCCGCGCTCGGCACGGTGCCTGTCGCGGGTCTCGCCCTGATCCTCGGCATCGACCGCTTCATGAGCGAGGGCCGCGCCATCACCAACATCATCGGGAACGGCGTCGCCACGCTGGTCGTCGCCCGCAGCGAACGCGCCCTCGACATGAACCGCCTCGCCCGCGTCCTCGACGGTGAGACGCTTCCTCCCGTGAACGATCCGCTCAGCCCGTCTCTCGCGGCTCCGGACGCTCAGCCTGTCCGCGCCTGA
- a CDS encoding universal stress protein, whose amino-acid sequence MYQHVLVPVDFSPRGRTVARHAFDLARAAGGRVTLLHVLTDGDPARAEALLHALTVYGRRPPTVLIVPPEPDAARAILLAAARGGTDLIVMGVHARPDAGLAVGSVAREVLLHASVPVQIVPGAYGPPERDGRWQALIPHR is encoded by the coding sequence ATGTACCAGCATGTGCTCGTCCCTGTGGACTTCAGCCCCCGCGGCCGGACGGTGGCTCGGCACGCCTTCGACCTCGCGCGCGCCGCGGGCGGACGGGTGACGCTGCTGCACGTCCTGACGGACGGCGACCCGGCACGCGCCGAGGCCCTCCTGCACGCCCTGACCGTGTACGGTCGCCGCCCGCCGACCGTGCTGATCGTGCCGCCCGAACCGGACGCCGCGCGCGCCATCCTGCTCGCCGCGGCCCGCGGGGGCACGGACCTGATCGTGATGGGCGTGCACGCCCGCCCGGACGCGGGCCTCGCGGTCGGCAGCGTGGCCCGCGAGGTGCTGCTGCACGCGAGCGTCCCCGTGCAGATCGTGCCTGGCGCGTACGGCCCGCCGGAACGGGACGGACGCTGGCAGGCCCTCATCCCGCACCGCTGA
- a CDS encoding transcriptional regulator — protein MDELLARERQRVQRAWLAYHRPGTRARDAAEAPPSPDVLASWRRSARSVPLERVSAPLEAGSDTRHAWQESALEFAARPLLADLQAIASEGDLVVGIADASGRLAWTGGSRRMQTLAGNLNFVPGGHWDESSVGTNALALALRHRRPLRVFAAEHYVQAVHDWVCYSSPIQHPRTGELLGVLDFSTTWQHSTPLGLAGARYYAQQIEQGLLTAPERPAEAPGTLRLTLCGTPEARRGTERLHLTRRQFELLGVLALNPAGLSLDALHAHVYGDQPISASTLKSEISTLRTLLGGFIASRPYRLMLGVTFDAQTVEGALLSGHTARALDLYGGPLLPNSESPLLRYWREYLAAALREAVLGSGDTDLIWRYASRFDDPEALAALDGALGRTDPRRPVVHARLAGLIGEPGPSR, from the coding sequence ATGGACGAACTCCTGGCTCGCGAACGGCAACGCGTGCAGCGCGCGTGGCTCGCGTACCACCGCCCCGGCACCCGCGCGCGCGACGCGGCCGAAGCGCCGCCCAGCCCGGACGTGCTGGCGTCCTGGCGACGCTCCGCCCGCAGCGTCCCGCTCGAACGCGTGAGCGCGCCCCTGGAGGCGGGCAGCGACACCCGGCACGCCTGGCAGGAGTCCGCGCTGGAGTTCGCGGCGCGGCCCCTGCTGGCCGACCTGCAGGCCATCGCGTCCGAGGGAGACCTCGTGGTCGGCATCGCGGACGCGAGCGGGCGGCTCGCCTGGACCGGTGGGAGTCGGCGCATGCAGACGCTCGCGGGGAACCTGAACTTCGTGCCGGGCGGCCACTGGGACGAATCCAGCGTCGGCACGAACGCCCTCGCGCTGGCCCTGCGGCACCGCCGCCCGCTGCGGGTGTTCGCGGCGGAACACTACGTGCAGGCCGTACACGACTGGGTCTGCTACTCCTCCCCCATCCAGCACCCCCGCACGGGTGAACTGCTCGGCGTGCTGGACTTCAGCACCACGTGGCAGCACTCCACGCCGCTCGGCCTGGCCGGCGCGCGTTACTACGCGCAGCAGATCGAGCAGGGCCTCCTGACGGCACCGGAACGTCCCGCCGAGGCGCCCGGCACGCTGCGCCTCACGCTGTGCGGCACACCCGAAGCGCGGCGCGGCACGGAGCGCCTGCACCTGACGCGGCGACAGTTCGAGCTGCTGGGCGTCCTGGCGCTCAACCCGGCGGGTTTGAGCCTGGACGCGCTGCACGCGCACGTGTACGGTGACCAGCCGATCAGCGCGTCCACCCTCAAGAGTGAGATCAGCACGCTCCGCACGCTGCTGGGCGGCTTCATCGCGTCCAGACCGTACCGCCTGATGCTGGGCGTGACCTTCGACGCGCAGACGGTCGAGGGCGCGCTCCTGAGCGGGCACACGGCCCGCGCCCTCGACCTCTACGGCGGGCCGCTCCTCCCGAACTCCGAGTCTCCCCTCCTGCGGTACTGGCGGGAGTATCTCGCGGCCGCCCTGCGAGAAGCGGTGCTCGGCAGCGGCGACACCGACCTGATCTGGCGGTACGCGTCCCGCTTCGACGACCCGGAAGCCCTCGCGGCGCTGGATGGAGCGCTCGGCCGGACGGACCCGCGCCGTCCCGTGGTGCACGCGCGCCTCGCCGGGCTGATCGGGGAACCCGGACCGTCCAGGTAG
- a CDS encoding universal stress protein: MIQKVLIAIDPSPQAVLALKVARSHFPQAERHLLTVIDERDYPMRDGVSEAPESVKHGAERLLRDAAWPGEHWDVRVGEPVRAMLHHAEQMNADLLVIGTHGRRGLNRLLSGSVAEELIRQAGVPVMVVREARVPDPALSRTT; the protein is encoded by the coding sequence ATGATCCAGAAAGTCCTGATCGCCATCGACCCCTCCCCGCAGGCCGTGCTGGCCCTCAAGGTGGCGCGCAGTCACTTCCCGCAGGCGGAACGCCACCTGCTGACCGTCATCGACGAACGCGACTACCCCATGCGGGACGGCGTCAGCGAAGCGCCGGAAAGCGTGAAACACGGCGCGGAACGCCTGCTGCGGGACGCCGCATGGCCGGGGGAGCACTGGGACGTACGCGTCGGCGAGCCGGTCCGGGCCATGCTGCACCACGCCGAGCAGATGAACGCGGACCTGCTCGTGATCGGCACGCACGGGCGACGCGGCCTGAACCGCCTGCTGAGCGGCTCGGTCGCCGAAGAACTCATCCGGCAGGCGGGCGTGCCCGTCATGGTGGTGCGCGAGGCGCGCGTGCCGGATCCCGCCCTGTCCCGCACGACCTGA
- a CDS encoding helix-turn-helix domain-containing protein — translation MQSERVANPEQAELLLNPALGPLLARLCGTPAGAAVLARALGRPLSSTHAVLQRLVRAGLVTETLRPRAGRPLREYAMPDRWTVPFEVTPAATLRDLLASSMTPRVNDHLDGLAAVMTRLDCRWVIQVWAQDGHWQHNITPNVQPGPALEPILARGVDVRLSETRAREFARRFVSLIREMEDAQQEGEPVWSFTALLTPES, via the coding sequence ATGCAGAGCGAGCGCGTCGCGAACCCGGAACAGGCCGAACTGCTCCTGAATCCCGCCCTCGGCCCGCTGCTGGCGCGGCTGTGCGGGACGCCCGCCGGTGCCGCCGTGCTCGCGCGCGCGCTGGGGCGGCCCCTGTCGAGCACGCACGCGGTCCTGCAGCGACTCGTGCGGGCGGGTCTCGTCACGGAGACGCTCAGGCCACGCGCGGGTCGGCCACTGCGCGAGTACGCGATGCCGGACCGCTGGACCGTGCCGTTCGAGGTGACGCCCGCCGCGACCCTGCGCGACCTGCTGGCGTCCAGCATGACGCCCCGCGTGAACGATCACCTCGACGGTCTCGCGGCCGTCATGACGCGCCTCGACTGCCGCTGGGTGATTCAGGTGTGGGCGCAAGACGGCCACTGGCAGCACAACATCACACCGAACGTCCAGCCGGGCCCGGCCCTGGAACCGATCCTGGCGCGCGGCGTGGACGTGCGCCTCAGCGAAACGCGCGCCCGCGAGTTCGCCCGGCGGTTCGTCTCGCTCATCCGGGAAATGGAAGACGCGCAGCAGGAAGGGGAGCCCGTGTGGTCCTTCACGGCCCTCCTCACGCCGGAATCCTGA